In a genomic window of Lycium ferocissimum isolate CSIRO_LF1 chromosome 9, AGI_CSIRO_Lferr_CH_V1, whole genome shotgun sequence:
- the LOC132029545 gene encoding uncharacterized protein LOC132029545 has product MATSQNSLKKYFSKVPKSNLASHNQPNREENVNQSEVPLHSSQRQETDLENANQSEVPLHSSQRQEIDLDSLEYDPAKRTQILDYHPNDRDVIRRAYIRQGPCQPENHIFPPTDFYGDMRRFNPKWFQEYPDWLEYSVSNDAAYCLYCYLFKDSNIHQGGGDVFSTIGFKSWNKKKSLWIHVGKSNSIHNQAKKRCEDLSRQQQSIISAFGRGQSDQFKHEYWLRLTASIDVVRLLVNQGFAFRGHDESKSSLNRGNFLEILSWYAKHCDKIHDYVLEHAPQNDRMTSPMIQKDIVTACKIETIKAIIEELNGDYFALLVDESFDVSRKEQMVVVLRYIDRKGYVMERLIDIVHVQDTSALSLKSAIVNLLSQHSLSLSYVRGQCYDGASNMQGEIKGLKKLIRQESFSAHSIHCFAHQLQLTLVAVSKKCIHVGELVLLVSNVLNVLGASFKRMDEFRESQKERIQEALDMGELTTGRGLHQELGLIRAGDTRWGSHYKSFCNFILMFCSIIDVLDALVVDAYSPDESAKATGYLEACQTFKIAFMLHLMRDILGITR; this is encoded by the exons ATGGCAACG TCTCAAAACTCGCTGAAGAAGTATTTTTCCAAAGTACCAAAATCAAATTTGGCCTCTCATAATCAACCTAATCGGGAAGAAAATGTCAATCAATCGGAAGTACCATTGCATTCTTCTCAAAGACAAGAAACTGATTTAGAGAATGCCAATCAATCGGAAGTACCATTGCATTCGTCTCAAAGACAAGAAATTGATTTAGATTCTTTAGAGTATGATCCGGCGAAAAGAACTCAAATCTTGGACTATCATCCAAACGATCGTGATGTAATTAGGAGAGCATACATTCGACAAGGTCCTTGTCAACCTGAGAATCATATCTTTCCTCCAACAGATTTTTATGGAGATATGCGCCGTTTTAATCCTAAATGGTTTCAGGAATATCCTGATTGGTTGGAGTATAGCGTAAGTAACGATGCAGCATATTGTTTGTATTGTTATTTATTTAAAGATAGTAACATTCATCAAGGTGGAGGTGATGTATTTTCGACCATTGGGTTTAAGAGTtggaataaaaagaaaagtttgtGGATACACGTTGGTAAGTCAAATAGCATTCATAACCAAGCAAAAAAAAGATGTGAAGATCTAAGTCGACAACAACAGTCTATTATATCTGCATTTGGGAGGGGGCAATCTGATCAATTTAAGCATGAGTACTGGCTTCGCTTAACTGCTTCAATTGATGTAGTAAGACTTCTTGTGAATCAAGGATTTGCATTTCGGGGTCATGATGAGTCTAAATCATCACTTAATAGGggtaattttcttgaaattctctCATGGTATGCGAAACACTGTGATAAAATTCATGATTATGTATTGGAACATGCTCCTCAGAATGACCGAATGACCTCTCCAATGATTCAAAAAGATATTGTGACTGCATGTAAGATAGAGACCATCAAAGCTATCATTGAGGAATTAAATGGTGACTATTTTGCCTTATTAGTTGATGAATCTTTTGATGTGTCACGTAAGGAACAAATGGTTGTTGTTTTACGATATATTGATCGAAAGGGATATGTGATGGAGCGATTGATTGATATTGTACATGTTCAAGATACTAGTGCTTTATCTCTAAAGAGTGCAATTGTCAATTTACTTTCTCAACATTCATTGAGTCTATCTTATGTGCGCGGGCAATGTTACGATGGGGCAAGCAATATGCAAGGTGAGATAAAAGGCCTTAAAAAGTTGATTAGGCAAGAAAGTTTCTCAGCACATTCTATTCATTGTTTTGCTCATCAACTTCAACTAACTCTTGTTGCGGTTTCTAAAAAATGTATTCATGTGGGGGAACTTGTATTATTAGTTTcaaatgttttgaatgtgttgggAGCTTCTTTTAAGCGTATGGATGAATTTCGAGAAtctcaaaaagaaagaattcaaGAGGCATTAGATATGGGTGAACTTACAACAGGTAGAGGCTTGCATCAAGAACTTGGTCTTATAAGAGCTGGTGATACTCGTTGGGGATCTCACTACAAAtctttttgtaattttattcttatgttttgttctattattgatgttcttgatgCACTTGTTGTTGATGCATATTCTCCAGATGAAAGTGCTAAGGCAACAGGATATCTTGAAGCTTGTCAAACATTTAAGATTGCTTTTATGTTGCATTTGATGAGAGATATCTTAGGAATCACAAGATGA